In Arachis hypogaea cultivar Tifrunner chromosome 2, arahy.Tifrunner.gnm2.J5K5, whole genome shotgun sequence, a genomic segment contains:
- the LOC112749036 gene encoding phosphatidylinositol:ceramide inositolphosphotransferase 1 codes for MSFYIGREASKLWKRICAETITEINLLLENWKYLLAGLVCQYIHGLAARGVHYLHRPGPTLQDIGFMILPELGQDKAYISETLFTFIFVSFVLWTFHPFILKSRKIYTVLIWCRVLAFLVASQLLRIVTFYSTQLPGPNYHCREGSKLATLPRPDSVLEVLLINFPRGVLYGCGDLIFSSHMIFTLVFVRTYQKYGIRRSIKQVAWLLAIVQSLLIVASRKHYTVDVVVAWYTVNLVVFFVDKKLAELPDRSIVAATLLPLSTKDKDGRTKEENHKLLNGNSGDPADRRQRTQVNGKIMEDVNTIHHPDSAMNGA; via the exons ATGTCGTTTTACATTGGTCGCGAGGCTTCAAAG CTATGGAAGAGAATTTGTGCAGAAACGATTACAGAAATCAACCTTCTTCTCGAGAATTGGAAGTACCTACTCGCTGGTCTTGTTTGTCAG TACATACATGGCTTGGCTGCTCGCGGAGTTCATTATTTACATAGGCCTGGCCCTACTCTACAAGATATTGGATTCATGATTCTTCCT GAGCTTGGACAAGACAAAGCTTATATCAGTGAAACTCTGTTTACCTTTATCTTTGTATCCTTCGTCTTG TGGACATTTCATCCTTTCATATTGAAGAGCAGAAAGATCTACACAGTCCTAATATGGTGCAGAGTTCTAGCATTCTTAGTT GCTTCTCAACTTCTTCGCATAGTCACATTTTATTCTACGCAGCTTCCTGGTCCAAACTACCATTGCCGTGAG GGTTCGAAACTTGCCACATTGCCTCGTCCAGATAGTGTTCTTGAAGTCCTCTTGATTAATT TTCCGCGTGGTGTGTTATATGGATGTGGGGATTTGATATTTTCATCACACATGATCTTCACTCTTGTATTCGTTCGTACGTATCAGAAATATGGCATTCGAAG GTCCATAAAGCAGGTAGCATGGTTACTTGCTATTGTTCAGAGTCTTTTGATAGTAGCATCTCGCAAACATTACACAGTCGACGTAGTCGTTGCATG GTACACTGTTAATTTGGTGGTATTTTTCGTTGACAAGAAACTGGCAG AATTGCCAGACCGGTCTATCGTGGCTGCAACCTTACTACCATTGAGCACGAAAGACAAAGATGGCAGGACCAAAGAGGAGAATCACAAGCTTTTGAATGGGAATTCTGGAGATCCTGCAGATAGG AGGCAAAGAACTCAAGTAAATGGCAAGATCATGGAAGATGTCAACACAATACACCATCCTGACTCTGCAATGAATGGTGCATAG